GCAAAAGGTATCAAAACACAAGTTTCTGGCCGTTTGAACGGTGCTGATATTGCCCGTGCAGAAGGCTACTCAGAAGGAACTGTTCCTCTTCATACACTTCGTGCGGATATCGACTACGCTTGGGAAGAAGCTTTGACAACTTACGGTAAACTTGGTGTTAAAGTATGGATCTACCGTGGTGAAGTTCTTCCAGCTCGTAAAAACACTAAAGGAGGTAAATAACAAATGTTAGTACCTAAACGTGTAAAACACCGTCGTGAATTCCGTGGAAAAATGCGCGGTGAAGCTAAAGGTGGAAAACAAGTAGACTTTGGTCAATACGGTCTTCAAGCAACTACTAGCTCATGGATTACAAACCGCCAAATCGAAGCTGCCCGTATCGCTATGACGCGTTACATGAAACGTGGTGGTAAAGTTTGGATCAAGATCTTCCCACACAAATCATACACTGCTAAAGCTATCGGTGTACGTATGGGTTCTGGTAAAGGTGCTCCTGAAGGTTGGGTAGCTCCAGTTAAACGCGGTAAGGTTATGTTTGAAGTAGCTGGCGTTTCTGAAGAAATCGCTCGCGAAGCATTCCGCCTTGCTGGTCACAAATTGCCAGTTAAAGTTAAATTCGTAAA
This region of Streptococcus suis genomic DNA includes:
- the rplP gene encoding 50S ribosomal protein L16: MLVPKRVKHRREFRGKMRGEAKGGKQVDFGQYGLQATTSSWITNRQIEAARIAMTRYMKRGGKVWIKIFPHKSYTAKAIGVRMGSGKGAPEGWVAPVKRGKVMFEVAGVSEEIAREAFRLAGHKLPVKVKFVKREAE